The following DNA comes from Oreochromis niloticus isolate F11D_XX linkage group LG23, O_niloticus_UMD_NMBU, whole genome shotgun sequence.
TTAACAAGTAATGTGTAACACTTCtgttttttgagtaatgaccaCAACTAACGTGTGTAAAGCCCCattgtaaacacacacatatacactgatAGCAGACTGCACTGGTGCTACTTACCATCTTGGGGTAAGGCTGACGACCGTATGAGAAGATCTCCCACAGAAGAATGCCGTAACTCCAAACATCTGACTTTGTGCTGAATTTCTGCCGGATGAGGacaaaaatgtgcaaaatgtaaAACGGCTTTCTATTAGGAcatacttttttaaaacaatttagtCCTTTCTGTCTTTAATTTAATTGATTCTTTAATTTGATAAGCAATATTTtagaatttattaaaaaaaaaaaaaacaggtaaaagACGAGCAAAGTGCATTCCTTCTTAAACTGACCTCTTTCTTCAGCGCTTCAGGTGCCGTCCATTTCACCGGCAGTTTGGCTTTATCTGACACCTTGGAATCCACTTTGGTCAGGCCGAAGTCGCTCACCTTGGCTACATTGTCATCAGAAATTAGGACATTACGAGCTGCCAGATCTCTGTGAACCAGCTTCTTTGACTCCAGGTACTCCATCCCTTCACACACATCACTAACaacagacacgcacacatataaaaaaaaaagattaaaaatacactattaaacacacacaccgtACAGCAGACTGATTATCAATCTGTGCACAGATAAAACCAATGCATTATTATGCACACACACTAGCTGTTGCTAATGAAAGGCTATTTTTGATGTTCACACTCACAGAGAAAAGCGAAGCAGCTGAACAGAGTTGACAACTGAACGCCCACGTGTCCTGAGAAAGTTAACGAGGTTTCCCTGCAACAGACAAACATGCAACACTCAAAAAAGTCAAACCAAACAAAGTGTTTAATGTTcaaatatacatatttattaTGGGAGAAAGGCTGAGGCTGTCAAAGTAGACCCAACGTTGCAAACAATGACGTTTCCATGTTTCCTCACCTGCTGCTGAAAAAGCTTTTTGCACCACATTTATGTTTAGTGTCTCAGCCCAGCTGTTTATTTACACTATCACGGCCTGAAAATGATGTTTCAGTTTAACAATCAAAGAAACGATCTGTGagaaaacaaactgaagctCCCCACCGTTGACTCATATACTAGGGAAATAGAGTTTTACTTCCTCTATTTCATACAGTTatgctgactgcagctttatcATTGCCTAATATTTATTTACAACTTATTCATGCCTTTGCTTCATCTACGCTTGACTTTTGTAATTCACTGTATTTTCACTCTCTAGTTCAAAATGCTGGAGCTAGACTTTTAACTGGTGCTAGAACCAAGATTGTATGACTGATACTGGTTTCCTGTCCATTTTAGAAatcagtttaacattttctattacTGGTTTTTAAAGCTCTCAGTGGTCAGACCCCACCTATACTATCTCTCTTATTCACTTTCTCAAACGCAGCTGGAAAACTGTGGAATCAGCTTCAGGTGTCAAATATCGCTGTTTTTAATCTTGCTTCGTAATCTATTGACTAAAACTGCGACCGGTGTTTGTTGTCTTACTTCATATATGGGGCATGTTTTCAGCACTGTGGACAGATTTcttctgtttaaatgtgctttataaacaCAGCAAAACTTACTTGCTAATTTTATGTACATTAACTTACTGTTAATTGATCCTAATGAAAACGACAGCCAATGATAAACTACTAATTGTAAAGATGCTGGTTGTACCTTTGTCATGAGCTCTGTGACAATGTGAAGCCCTTTGTGAAGGATGACTCCCAACAGCCGCACCAGATTTTTATGCTGCAGCTTCCTGGAAGAAGTGAGTCCAcgttaaaaataagaatttagCAGCATAACGGGAAATATAAGTGCAGGCTTACAGAtgcattacatttaaaacaagatcacaatgcaTTCATTCTTTTTCACTCAGTAACTACTTGTGTTGTTTTCAGTATTGTCAGAATTTGCAGAAAAGCTCAAAGTGAAGAAATCTTGGGACTCACGTCATGACCGTGGTCTCCTGCAGGAACGCCTGAGCTGTGACATCACATTTAATGGTCTTCACTGCCACCCTCTGGCTCATGTACACCCCTTCATAAACAGCTGGGGGTTGAATCACACACACGCCGTTTAATCAACCTATTGCATCTTGACAATCTGCAGACAGCAGTCTTTGCTGTTTCTGATGCTTTTTAAAGGGAAATGAAAACGGAAAACTCACCACCAAACTCCCCTTCGCCGATATTCTCTCCCAGAGTGAGCTTCTCAATGTCCAACAGCCATCCATCTAAAATGAGCACATACGTAAACAACATAACCTCTCATGCATGTTTCCGTTCATACATTTCCATCATTGCTATAAATACTTCACATACATGACTCATCCCCACAAAGCAGCTCACGTCTTTTCTTAGGAAGCACACGCTGATGATAAACTTACTTTTAGACAGCTCCAACTCAGCTGACTTGGTTCCCTGTTTCTGTTTGGGTTTCAGAAGAGTCGTAGCGATCGAGCCTTTGTTCTTTGAATAGAACTGCAAAGACGGGAAGATTCAGTAAACACGATTTCAGTTTTTTATCTTATTTCGTACTCCATGTGATCATGCTTGGTTTACCCGGGAATTACTGACTCATTGAGATCAAGTACATTTTTTTTGGGTTTAAGACGGAAAAATCTCACTTAAACTTTACCAGAGAGCTGTGAAAAAATAACACATCTTAGTAATTCAGGAAACCTAAATGTGGTCACAGCTGTAGGTTTAAGTGCAAAAACATAAAGGGTAGTCCTATGAATAGACTGCACTCCACAAACAGCAATACTGAATTAAATCCTTGCACTAAACTCAAACATCATAGATCATGTAACATACTGCATGTACTGTTTTTTCTTGTCAGTGCTCTACGAGCGCTGGACAAACAATCCAGCTCAGATATTTGGCCGTCCTTCCTCCGTTTTCCTGCAGGAGTAAGTCAGCCGGTCTGACTCAGGCCTGGAGCCATCTGTAGCTCTCTGATAAGCTGCTGAACGAGCGCTGCCATCTCTGTGGAGTCTCCAAACTCTGACTGCACCCTCACACAAAGACCGGCTGAATGCTGATAAACCATAAAAGGGCTGAATTTGATTATCTCATCCTCATTTCGACACAAGAACTAAATATATTTTTCCTCTGCTGTCACTGATGATACACTGATGAGGCTTCAGGCTGACAAACAGCCATGAATACAGCAGGCCTGCAGTGTCTATTAAACGGAGACTGAGAAAATCATACTGCAATGAATTTTGCTGCACACTTTCTTCTTATCATAGGGGGTTTTGATAgcactcctctctctcttcctttctTGCCAGCATTCCCATCGCCCTTATTTTGTGGTCAAAGCTAATTAGCTGGTGCTAACTAGGAACACTGGCAGTGCCACATTACTGCTTCCCTCAAGTGCAGGCTCTTTATTTTGGAAAGTAAAGGCTGGAGTGATGAAATCATCcaatttttcattaaaaaaaaaaaagctgaacagAAAGCCAGTCAGGTGACTTTCCCCTGGAGAGAAGGAGGATACAGATGGATTGAATTATGAGTGGACTGTTAAGCTTGTGTCCTCCTTCCAGATAATTTCGTAAGGATAATTTGCCAGCTGAACCCCCCAAGGCAATTTTAATTCTGCATGCACTTTAGGGGGGACTGAATCTGCACTTCCAGCTGTGCAACCTTGCATTGCATAATGATAATTAAATGATCTTGAATGTTGTAAATCGATAAACGGTGCAGAGAGTGCAGGCGGATCTGTCAGAAGGTGGACTTAATAAACTACATGTAGCTCTTTCACATATAGAGTTGTATCCACGTTAAACAGAATCTCTAACAGAAACGTGTCCAGTGAGCTCATTTCCTCCTACCTCTATCATATCGATGAGGTTGTAGAAATACTGTGTTTTATCGATGGTCAGCTTGTTGTCCTGATAAATCACCCTGTAGTGAATGACCTCTCCGGAGACGCTCACGCACAGGAC
Coding sequences within:
- the matk gene encoding megakaryocyte-associated tyrosine-protein kinase isoform X1 — encoded protein: MAKMSWAAGTQCVAKGDHKKPKPGELLYRKGDILTIVDTTTKKGFYRARHNTTGEEGIINATNVREREALRVDPSLSLMPWFHGKISGPEAVSKLQPAEDGLFLVRESIRHPGDYVLCVSVSGEVIHYRVIYQDNKLTIDKTQYFYNLIDMIEFYSKNKGSIATTLLKPKQKQGTKSAELELSKNGWLLDIEKLTLGENIGEGEFGAVYEGVYMSQRVAVKTIKCDVTAQAFLQETTVMTKLQHKNLVRLLGVILHKGLHIVTELMTKGNLVNFLRTRGRSVVNSVQLLRFSLDVCEGMEYLESKKLVHRDLAARNVLISDDNVAKVSDFGLTKVDSKVSDKAKLPVKWTAPEALKKEKFSTKSDVWSYGILLWEIFSYGRQPYPKMSLQEVKDKVEQGYRMEAPEDCPPSVYSLMRVCWEQEPRKRPGFHKLREKLDREMEKLSPGSGSKYQDQTGS
- the matk gene encoding megakaryocyte-associated tyrosine-protein kinase isoform X2, whose translation is MSWAAGTQCVAKGDHKKPKPGELLYRKGDILTIVDTTTKKGFYRARHNTTGEEGIINATNVREREALRVDPSLSLMPWFHGKISGPEAVSKLQPAEDGLFLVRESIRHPGDYVLCVSVSGEVIHYRVIYQDNKLTIDKTQYFYNLIDMIEFYSKNKGSIATTLLKPKQKQGTKSAELELSKNGWLLDIEKLTLGENIGEGEFGAVYEGVYMSQRVAVKTIKCDVTAQAFLQETTVMTKLQHKNLVRLLGVILHKGLHIVTELMTKGNLVNFLRTRGRSVVNSVQLLRFSLDVCEGMEYLESKKLVHRDLAARNVLISDDNVAKVSDFGLTKVDSKVSDKAKLPVKWTAPEALKKEKFSTKSDVWSYGILLWEIFSYGRQPYPKMSLQEVKDKVEQGYRMEAPEDCPPSVYSLMRVCWEQEPRKRPGFHKLREKLDREMEKLSPGSGSKYQDQTGS